A single Chlamydia suis DNA region contains:
- the dnaX gene encoding DNA polymerase III subunit gamma/tau, with translation MTSYQVSSRKHRPKTFSEILGQDMVVSILKNSLRLHRSAHAYIFSGIRGTGKTTLARVFAKALNCLSPTENQEPCNQCAICKEISLGTSMDVIEIDGASHRGIEDIRQINETVLFVPSKARYKIYIIDEVHMLTKEAFNSLLKTLEEPPSHVKFFLATTEIAKIPNTISSRCQKMLLKRISEETIIDKLLTIAKLGGTETSREALLPIAKAAQGSLRDAESLYDYVVGLFPESLTPEDTAKALGILSDDTLYQIAEAITTQNYEKALLPVSDAMHTGVAPSHFLQDITLLFRSFLLKQYSQRFHSIAIKYSSEVLLEILDFLGESARHIHLALFEKTFLETVIIRLLRIYARPTLSQLVSQIRQPAQPQSQPVSSSLAIEPAHTHTEPVQEAKPSLQTTTTTTPKLSQGSLLTPSPSQPKKETPVQKVSAPSSNAPAFSEAAAIDTLLQFAVVEFSGVLTKEPKHG, from the coding sequence ATGACCTCTTATCAAGTTTCCTCAAGAAAACATCGCCCAAAAACCTTTTCAGAGATCCTTGGCCAAGATATGGTCGTATCCATACTCAAAAACTCTCTACGCCTCCATCGTTCCGCCCATGCTTACATATTTTCTGGAATTCGAGGGACTGGGAAGACGACTTTAGCTCGAGTATTCGCCAAGGCCCTGAATTGCCTGTCCCCTACAGAAAATCAAGAACCTTGTAACCAATGTGCTATTTGTAAAGAGATTTCTCTTGGCACCTCGATGGATGTCATTGAAATTGACGGAGCCTCCCATCGAGGCATCGAAGATATTCGACAAATTAACGAAACCGTCCTCTTTGTCCCATCAAAGGCTCGTTATAAGATTTATATCATCGACGAAGTGCACATGCTAACCAAAGAGGCCTTCAACTCATTATTGAAAACATTGGAAGAGCCTCCTTCCCATGTGAAATTTTTTCTTGCTACTACGGAAATTGCAAAAATTCCTAATACGATATCCAGTCGATGCCAAAAAATGCTTTTAAAACGCATTTCTGAGGAAACTATCATTGATAAGCTCCTGACTATCGCAAAATTAGGAGGAACAGAAACTTCTCGAGAGGCTCTACTCCCTATCGCCAAAGCTGCACAAGGAAGTCTTCGAGATGCAGAGTCTCTTTATGATTATGTAGTAGGGTTGTTCCCCGAATCCTTAACTCCTGAAGACACAGCTAAAGCTTTGGGGATTCTTTCCGATGATACTTTGTACCAAATTGCAGAAGCCATCACCACACAAAACTACGAAAAAGCTCTTTTACCCGTCTCAGACGCTATGCATACGGGGGTAGCACCATCTCACTTCCTTCAAGATATAACGTTACTTTTTCGCAGTTTCCTCTTAAAACAGTATTCTCAAAGATTTCATTCCATAGCAATTAAGTACTCTTCCGAAGTGTTACTAGAAATACTTGATTTTTTGGGAGAATCTGCTCGACATATTCATCTTGCATTATTTGAAAAAACGTTTTTAGAAACGGTGATTATTCGCCTTCTGCGCATCTATGCTCGACCTACGCTTTCTCAACTTGTTTCGCAAATACGACAGCCTGCCCAACCTCAATCACAGCCTGTTTCTTCATCCCTTGCGATAGAGCCTGCACACACACACACTGAACCTGTACAAGAAGCAAAACCTTCTCTACAAACAACAACCACAACAACACCTAAGCTCTCTCAAGGAAGTTTACTCACCCCGTCCCCCTCGCAGCCTAAGAAAGAGACTCCTGTGCAGAAAGTCTCTGCCCCGTCTTCTAATGCCCCCGCCTTTTCTGAAGCTGCTGCTATTGATACACTATTGCAATTCGCTGTTGTAGAATTTTCTGGAGTCTTAACTAAGGAGCCAAAACATGGGTAG
- a CDS encoding HPr family phosphocarrier protein: MSGGNDWVLHSPVEAPFRGDGELTAIFTIRNPSGIHVRPAGTIVKMFEGEECEATLTYLGKTVNARSVMSILMLGASYNGEIVVRIKGRSAPRVMQKLAEAFNSGFGEL, from the coding sequence ATGAGCGGGGGGAATGATTGGGTTCTTCATAGCCCTGTGGAAGCTCCTTTTAGGGGGGATGGGGAACTCACAGCTATTTTCACTATACGCAATCCTTCGGGGATACATGTACGTCCGGCAGGAACTATTGTGAAAATGTTTGAAGGCGAAGAGTGCGAAGCCACTCTTACCTATTTGGGAAAGACTGTGAATGCTAGGAGTGTTATGAGTATTCTTATGCTGGGAGCTTCCTACAACGGTGAGATTGTTGTGCGCATAAAAGGCCGCTCGGCTCCTCGAGTGATGCAGAAACTTGCAGAGGCTTTTAATTCTGGATTCGGAGAGTTGTAA
- a CDS encoding YbaB/EbfC family nucleoid-associated protein: MGSGYAKKKKEAKMLERQFMEMEASLEQKRFSGEAGNGLVAVTINGKCDLVDVKIKPDCLDPEDPEVVADLFRAAFKAAKAALDSEMSAMHMGMPF; the protein is encoded by the coding sequence ATGGGTAGCGGTTACGCTAAAAAGAAAAAAGAAGCTAAAATGCTAGAACGCCAATTCATGGAGATGGAAGCCTCTCTTGAGCAAAAACGCTTCTCAGGAGAGGCTGGGAATGGCCTTGTGGCTGTGACCATTAACGGGAAATGCGATCTTGTCGATGTCAAAATTAAACCCGATTGCCTAGACCCTGAAGATCCCGAAGTAGTAGCGGACCTATTTCGTGCCGCATTCAAAGCAGCAAAGGCCGCTTTGGATAGCGAAATGTCTGCTATGCACATGGGAATGCCCTTCTAA
- a CDS encoding ComEC/Rec2 family competence protein: protein MLSHLCTTAFQTSLHRLSALWVRLLNSCSVFRRQHPFFIGGAYWCAGMLTHTAPICCALLIVALHPFIPKRCLKTLLFFFFCFCCPLLFSPFVTSISHKQRAPSLSKIRVTKGPASGYFVISKTGSHSYSGIATSLKTRDNHSFQNLPCSIISPFPLDEQTLYHLHGIISKSSCPITFRVSKIQDQTTRPYSELKNLSSFKETFRTSLHQRFLKLFPDQDIGKFSSSLIIGTALPYKQKELFKSKGLSHLFSVSGWHFSLFANALFFLFGSLTPKRRCLLTLFLLSLLNLIFPTSPSVLRTWFSSILFCLTPFTVGHCSSLNRLGISFICCSLLFPIESPGLILSFLATLGILFFFSPLIRFFYYPWESLFGARWFLFPLRFLFTALSISISAQLFIIFPMIRMFKTLPLDGLIFNLFYPSLVIPVFLLVPFSFFSPILSKVSASYIAWILDLPCLHAPNILITLTSAPLPLEWIMLFSIFLFYLGVFLSIGKASNPSVEHSVII from the coding sequence ATGTTAAGCCATCTTTGTACCACTGCATTCCAAACCTCGTTACATCGCTTATCTGCCTTATGGGTAAGGCTGTTAAATTCTTGCTCCGTTTTTCGAAGACAACATCCTTTCTTCATCGGAGGAGCCTACTGGTGTGCTGGTATGCTCACCCATACGGCTCCTATCTGCTGTGCTCTTTTGATTGTAGCGCTCCATCCTTTTATTCCCAAACGCTGTTTAAAAACGCTTCTTTTCTTTTTTTTCTGTTTCTGTTGCCCATTACTCTTCTCTCCTTTTGTAACCTCCATTTCTCATAAACAGCGAGCCCCTTCCCTTTCAAAAATACGTGTAACCAAAGGTCCTGCCTCCGGTTATTTTGTAATTAGCAAGACAGGTAGCCACTCGTATTCAGGAATAGCTACTTCTCTAAAAACTAGGGATAATCACTCCTTCCAGAATCTTCCTTGCTCGATTATCTCTCCTTTTCCTCTGGATGAACAAACCCTTTACCACTTACACGGAATCATCTCCAAATCATCATGTCCCATTACTTTCCGCGTATCAAAAATACAGGATCAAACAACGCGTCCTTACTCTGAACTTAAAAACCTCTCCTCTTTCAAGGAGACCTTCCGCACTAGTCTTCACCAGCGATTTCTCAAATTATTCCCAGACCAGGATATCGGCAAATTTTCCTCTAGCCTGATCATTGGAACAGCTCTCCCTTATAAACAGAAAGAACTTTTCAAAAGCAAAGGACTCTCCCATCTTTTTTCCGTATCAGGATGGCATTTTTCCTTGTTCGCGAATGCTCTATTCTTTTTATTTGGCTCTCTTACCCCTAAGAGGAGATGTCTCCTCACACTTTTCTTATTATCGCTTCTCAATCTCATTTTCCCAACGTCTCCATCCGTACTTAGAACCTGGTTTTCTTCTATTCTCTTTTGTCTAACGCCTTTCACTGTAGGACACTGTTCTAGCTTAAATCGCTTGGGCATTAGTTTTATTTGCTGCTCTTTACTTTTCCCTATAGAATCTCCAGGTTTAATCCTTAGCTTTTTAGCTACTTTAGGCATTTTATTTTTCTTTTCCCCTCTAATACGCTTCTTCTATTACCCCTGGGAATCCTTATTCGGCGCTCGATGGTTCCTCTTTCCTCTTCGTTTTTTGTTTACAGCACTATCTATTTCTATCTCCGCGCAGCTTTTTATTATTTTCCCTATGATTCGCATGTTTAAAACCCTTCCCTTAGACGGGCTAATCTTCAACTTATTCTACCCTTCTCTCGTTATCCCCGTCTTCCTGCTGGTCCCTTTCTCATTTTTTAGCCCGATTTTATCCAAAGTTTCTGCATCGTATATTGCATGGATCCTTGATCTTCCTTGCCTACATGCTCCCAATATCCTCATCACATTAACATCAGCTCCTTTACCTTTGGAATGGATTATGCTTTTCTCTATCTTCCTTTTTTACCTAGGAGTATTTCTGTCGATAGGAAAGGCTTCTAACCCATCTGTTGAGCACTCAGTAATCATCTGA
- the ptsP gene encoding phosphoenolpyruvate--protein phosphotransferase, protein MSTTNQNWELQQEFVMFGEPIVPGIGLGKALLLGKTSLRIRELTLPQEEVEHEINRYYKALKRSRSDLAALEKEAKGKQGYQEIASILQAHLEIIKDPLLTEEVVKTIRKDRKNAEFVFSSVMGEIERSLCAVQKTTAAAVDRVQDIHDISNRVIGHLCCQHKSSLGESDQNLIVFSEELTPSEAANANPKYIRGFVSLEGSKTSHTAIVSLAKNIPYVANFASESWDKIKEYNGTVVLINGDRGEITFNPKLSTIQTYYRKPAAVSVTVPISIEKTLPRISLSAQIVSVNELPAIAKESPGTAIGLFRSEFMAFSLGRLPFVEEQIAQYTALVQFSCSGTNVLRLFDFGEDKTCPFISSSHRSVRWLLEQETVLRGQLQAIAIASRKGKLKVLIPGVVDALEIILVKKIFQEEVQQQKGVSENVFWGSMIEIPSAVWMIEEILQESTFIALGTNDLAQYTLGTSRERSLPGICTRVPHPSVIRMIHHVLARAKQRNVPVSVCGEMAGDPALLPMFLGFGVQELSVVTPAINSLKRRLLDLNAKECSRLTKQLLRAKTYEEVYKLLYA, encoded by the coding sequence ATGAGCACTACGAATCAAAACTGGGAGTTGCAGCAAGAATTTGTAATGTTTGGAGAACCCATTGTTCCTGGGATCGGGTTAGGAAAGGCTTTATTGCTAGGGAAAACCTCTTTAAGAATACGAGAGCTAACGCTTCCTCAGGAAGAAGTGGAACATGAGATCAATCGTTATTACAAGGCTTTGAAGAGGTCTCGATCGGACCTTGCTGCTTTAGAAAAAGAAGCTAAGGGGAAGCAGGGCTATCAGGAAATTGCTTCCATTTTGCAGGCACACCTAGAGATTATAAAAGATCCTCTTCTTACAGAAGAGGTGGTTAAAACAATCAGAAAAGATCGTAAGAATGCAGAATTTGTTTTTTCTTCTGTAATGGGAGAGATCGAGAGATCTTTATGTGCGGTGCAGAAGACAACAGCTGCGGCTGTAGATCGCGTTCAGGATATCCATGATATTTCTAATCGTGTAATAGGACATTTATGTTGCCAGCATAAAAGTTCCCTAGGAGAGTCTGATCAGAATCTAATAGTTTTTTCGGAAGAGCTTACTCCTTCGGAGGCTGCTAATGCAAACCCTAAGTATATTAGAGGGTTTGTGTCTCTAGAAGGATCGAAAACTTCTCATACAGCAATCGTTTCATTAGCAAAAAACATTCCCTATGTAGCTAATTTTGCTTCAGAATCTTGGGACAAAATCAAAGAGTATAATGGGACTGTGGTTCTTATTAATGGCGATAGGGGGGAGATCACATTCAATCCTAAGTTGAGTACGATTCAAACCTATTATAGGAAGCCTGCGGCCGTTTCTGTTACCGTCCCCATTTCGATAGAAAAAACTCTTCCGCGTATTTCTCTTTCAGCCCAAATAGTGAGTGTGAATGAGCTTCCGGCTATTGCCAAAGAGTCTCCAGGAACGGCTATAGGTCTGTTCCGTTCGGAGTTTATGGCTTTTTCTTTAGGACGTTTACCTTTTGTTGAAGAGCAAATTGCTCAATACACTGCATTGGTGCAATTTTCTTGTTCTGGCACTAATGTATTGCGATTGTTTGATTTTGGAGAAGATAAAACTTGTCCCTTTATTTCTTCTTCTCATCGATCTGTGCGTTGGTTGTTGGAACAAGAGACTGTTTTAAGAGGACAGTTACAGGCAATCGCTATAGCGTCTCGAAAAGGAAAATTAAAGGTTTTGATTCCTGGAGTGGTGGATGCTTTAGAGATCATTTTGGTGAAAAAAATATTTCAAGAGGAAGTCCAACAGCAAAAAGGGGTGAGTGAAAATGTTTTTTGGGGGAGCATGATAGAGATTCCTTCTGCCGTTTGGATGATAGAGGAGATTTTACAGGAAAGTACCTTTATAGCTTTGGGAACTAACGATCTTGCTCAATATACACTAGGCACTTCTCGAGAACGTTCTCTTCCTGGCATTTGTACTCGAGTTCCACATCCTTCTGTCATTAGAATGATTCATCATGTTTTAGCTCGGGCAAAACAAAGAAATGTCCCCGTGTCTGTATGTGGGGAGATGGCTGGAGATCCCGCTCTTTTGCCGATGTTTTTAGGGTTTGGAGTACAGGAACTATCCGTTGTAACTCCCGCAATAAATTCTTTGAAAAGGAGACTGTTAGATTTGAATGCAAAGGAGTGCTCTCGGCTAACGAAACAGCTATTGCGGGCGAAAACATACGAAGAGGTTTATAAGCTCTTGTATGCGTGA
- the uvrA gene encoding excinuclease ABC subunit UvrA — MSSIVRLSGITVRNLKNVTVEFCPKEIVLFTGVSGSGKSSLAFNTIYAAGRKCYIATLPSFFATRVHSLPTPAVKKIEGLSPTVAVKQNFFEQHTHATVGSTTEINSYLALLFSLDGQAYDPVTLRPLNLYSKEKILAEIAAIPDGTQLTLLAPLPAGDVLGIRECLRQGFTKILINGEIFPIHKFLATGVPGSAQLVIDTLIKNTSNTPRLKVSLFTTLDIGRGECCVHFDNQKLFFSTQAVPLDTQTTYSPLSPDLFSSHSHQNRCPQCLGSGIFVSIEDPSIIQQALSIEKNCCPFAGNCATFLHRTIYQALADSLGFNLSTPWQNLSPDIQHIFLYGKEGLSLPVTLFDGTLGKKTQTHKQWKGVLNEIGEKIRFSNKPSRYLPKGTSYTACPRCKKTGLSDYANAARWHGKSFADLQQMSLQELLQFLNQLPQKEPAIEEVIQGLKARLIMLRDLGLSYLSPERAINTLSGGEQERTALAKHLGAELMGVTYVLDEPSIGLHPQDTHKLMEVIQKLRDQGNTILLVEHDEQMLSLADRVIDIGPGAGIFGGEVVFNGSPKEFITKSHSITAQYLRQEQHIPIPSKRKRSLGTITLSQANAHNLKNLSVSFPLGQLTVVTGVSGSGKSSLINDTLVPCVEEFIEQGSCPSLSVQGKLSRLIHINRDLPGRSQRSIPLTYIKAFDELRQLFAEQPRCKPLGLTKSHFSFNTPLGVCLECRGLGSITTNDNQDAITCPSCSGKRFLPQVLEIRYKNKTIADILEMTACEAETFFADKPSIHSKIQALCTLGLHYLPLGRPLYSLSGGEIQRLKLACELFSAVKHPTLYVLDEPTTGLHTHDVKQLIHVLQTLVDQGHSVVIIEHNMHIVKVADYVLELGPEGGNKGGYLIASCSPEELVLKQTPTALALRPFLSQSQKLPLLPEPRQKPLVPAAITITNAHHHHLKHIDVSIPRYALTVVTGPSASGKHSLVFDVLHAAGNIAYAELFPPYIRQALIKTTPLPAVDKVTGLSPVIAIEKKQAQNSTLSIASALGISEMLEELFTRMGRPYSPISGDALREVSPQTITEKLLTDYTQGYVTITIPCPSGENFFSYTQEMLREGFLKLYANEQLYDLEGPFPPSLKDPAIVIHHAKILEKNTPSILASLSLALSKSPSVCLHIEHQGKTFSKTYKLGLQDSEGNLFPKGKQLPSGDQTYLCPCCHGRGSLTTFSILPYKQRFAQYTPLSLFTSLFPNQDPSPIYSLLEDLEIPSTTLFLEMDDDAFQNLCLGTQHHPGFNTLCTKAMLSQSPSDLPSDLLSQTPCDQCKGLGTYAHELYSCIHNTSLSDIYQANVSFLKQFLLSLEDPLPFVPDILHKLELLERVGLGYVILGQEQSSLSDGEHYRLLLAKTFSSGLTDIIYLLEDPLAGVHPEDAPSLLSVIKELAANHNTVVATDREGYLAQHADCVLYLGPESGPNGGRLLETSSLKNPQPLSLSTHTAKKTPGLSVSLSTAALQIDKLSIPLRSLSTISGRSGSGKTTLLVEGIYKSGCATLEKDPSLFSEIIFLDSHPQSASSRSDISTYFDIAPSLRNFFSSLTQAKALNIPSSMFSPNTKQGQCSDCWGLGYQWIDRAFYAMEKRSCPTCGGFRVQPLVQEVVYEGKHFGQWLQVSLNEIAETFPFLKKIQKPLQTLITNGLGYLSLGQNMSSLSLSEKIFVKLTKHVFLPPKHPTLFLLDEVAASLDNQQKYTLLSQLNNLVSLGHTVVIVENHPAFSQHSDFLIRMEHETGKAGCRIIFSGTNKSSVR; from the coding sequence ATGTCTTCTATTGTTAGGCTTTCTGGAATCACCGTAAGAAATTTAAAAAATGTCACGGTAGAATTTTGTCCCAAAGAAATTGTTCTGTTTACAGGAGTCTCTGGCTCCGGAAAGTCTTCCCTCGCTTTTAATACCATTTATGCTGCAGGAAGAAAATGCTACATCGCAACCCTTCCTTCTTTTTTCGCAACCAGAGTTCACTCTCTGCCAACCCCTGCTGTGAAAAAGATCGAAGGGCTATCCCCAACTGTCGCTGTAAAGCAAAATTTTTTCGAACAACATACACATGCAACTGTCGGCAGTACAACGGAAATTAACTCTTATCTAGCGCTACTTTTCTCATTAGACGGACAAGCTTACGATCCCGTTACACTACGCCCTTTAAACCTGTACAGCAAAGAAAAAATTCTTGCTGAAATAGCAGCTATTCCAGATGGAACTCAGCTTACTTTACTAGCCCCCTTGCCTGCAGGAGATGTTCTGGGTATCCGCGAATGCCTCCGTCAAGGATTCACAAAAATCTTGATTAACGGAGAGATCTTCCCGATTCATAAGTTTCTTGCAACAGGAGTCCCTGGTTCTGCTCAACTTGTTATTGATACGCTAATCAAAAATACTTCCAATACCCCTCGCTTAAAAGTCAGTTTGTTCACAACATTAGACATTGGCCGCGGAGAATGTTGCGTACATTTTGATAACCAAAAGCTCTTCTTTTCTACACAAGCAGTCCCTCTGGACACACAAACAACTTATTCACCATTATCCCCAGATCTTTTCTCCTCCCATAGTCATCAAAATCGTTGTCCTCAATGCCTCGGATCTGGAATTTTTGTATCTATAGAGGATCCCTCTATCATCCAACAGGCTCTCTCCATTGAAAAAAATTGCTGTCCTTTTGCAGGAAATTGTGCAACCTTTCTACACAGAACGATCTACCAAGCTTTAGCAGATAGCTTAGGGTTTAATCTTAGTACCCCATGGCAAAATCTTTCTCCTGACATCCAGCATATTTTTCTATATGGAAAAGAAGGTCTCTCTCTCCCAGTAACACTATTTGATGGAACTTTGGGGAAAAAAACCCAAACACATAAACAATGGAAAGGCGTACTGAATGAAATAGGAGAAAAAATCCGCTTCTCAAACAAGCCTTCTCGTTATCTTCCTAAAGGAACTTCGTATACAGCATGCCCCAGATGCAAAAAAACAGGTCTTAGTGATTACGCTAATGCCGCTCGGTGGCATGGCAAAAGCTTCGCAGATTTGCAACAAATGTCTCTTCAAGAGCTATTGCAGTTTCTGAACCAACTTCCTCAAAAAGAACCTGCTATTGAGGAGGTCATTCAAGGTTTGAAAGCTCGCCTAATCATGCTGAGAGACCTAGGTCTTTCTTATCTTTCTCCAGAAAGGGCCATAAATACTCTTTCCGGAGGAGAACAAGAACGCACGGCATTAGCTAAACACTTAGGGGCTGAGCTTATGGGAGTTACTTATGTGTTAGATGAACCCTCGATTGGACTGCATCCCCAAGATACTCATAAGCTGATGGAGGTTATTCAAAAGCTCCGCGACCAAGGAAACACGATCTTGCTCGTCGAACATGACGAACAAATGCTCTCTCTTGCAGACCGAGTCATTGATATTGGACCTGGAGCAGGAATTTTTGGAGGCGAAGTAGTTTTCAATGGATCACCTAAGGAATTTATAACAAAAAGCCACTCCATAACGGCACAATATCTGCGTCAAGAGCAGCACATTCCTATTCCTTCCAAACGCAAACGCTCCTTAGGAACCATCACTCTGTCCCAGGCAAATGCACATAATCTTAAAAATCTTTCTGTTTCTTTTCCCTTAGGACAATTGACGGTTGTAACTGGGGTGTCTGGATCTGGGAAATCTTCTCTTATTAATGATACTCTTGTTCCCTGTGTAGAAGAGTTTATCGAACAAGGTTCCTGCCCCTCCCTCTCTGTTCAGGGGAAGCTTTCTCGGCTCATTCATATCAACAGAGATCTTCCTGGGCGATCTCAACGTTCTATCCCCTTGACCTATATCAAAGCTTTCGATGAGCTGCGTCAGTTATTTGCTGAACAACCTCGCTGTAAACCCTTAGGGTTAACGAAAAGTCATTTCAGTTTCAATACCCCGCTAGGCGTTTGCCTAGAATGCAGAGGGCTTGGCTCCATAACCACTAACGACAATCAAGATGCCATAACCTGTCCTTCCTGTTCGGGGAAACGATTTCTCCCTCAGGTCTTAGAGATCCGTTATAAAAATAAAACCATCGCCGATATTCTAGAAATGACAGCGTGTGAGGCGGAAACCTTTTTCGCAGATAAACCCAGTATTCATAGCAAAATTCAAGCTTTGTGTACCCTAGGATTACACTATCTCCCTCTGGGCAGACCTCTCTACAGCTTATCTGGAGGCGAGATTCAAAGATTGAAACTGGCCTGCGAACTATTCTCCGCCGTTAAACATCCTACTTTATATGTGCTAGATGAACCCACAACGGGTCTGCACACCCATGATGTAAAGCAGTTGATTCATGTTTTACAGACTCTTGTTGACCAAGGACACTCCGTAGTCATTATCGAACATAACATGCACATAGTGAAAGTTGCTGATTACGTGCTTGAATTGGGTCCTGAAGGAGGTAATAAGGGAGGGTATCTCATAGCCTCTTGCTCTCCAGAAGAACTTGTCCTCAAACAAACCCCTACAGCCTTAGCCCTTCGGCCTTTCTTATCTCAAAGCCAAAAACTCCCCCTTCTCCCTGAACCCAGACAAAAACCTCTTGTTCCAGCAGCTATTACCATTACAAATGCTCACCATCATCATTTAAAACATATAGATGTTTCTATTCCTCGTTACGCGTTAACTGTGGTAACAGGCCCTTCGGCCTCAGGAAAACATTCTTTAGTCTTTGATGTTTTGCATGCCGCAGGAAACATTGCCTATGCAGAGCTATTCCCTCCCTATATTCGACAAGCTCTCATAAAAACAACGCCTCTCCCGGCCGTTGATAAGGTAACGGGATTGTCTCCTGTTATTGCAATAGAAAAAAAACAGGCACAAAACTCGACTCTCTCTATAGCATCAGCATTGGGAATCTCCGAAATGTTAGAAGAACTTTTCACTCGAATGGGACGTCCCTATTCCCCAATCTCTGGTGATGCATTGCGAGAAGTCTCTCCTCAAACTATTACTGAAAAATTGCTAACAGATTACACGCAAGGATACGTAACCATTACTATTCCTTGCCCTTCAGGAGAAAATTTTTTCTCCTACACGCAAGAAATGCTTCGGGAAGGATTTTTAAAACTTTATGCTAATGAACAACTCTACGATCTAGAGGGGCCTTTCCCGCCCTCTTTGAAGGACCCAGCCATTGTCATTCACCATGCAAAAATTTTAGAAAAAAATACTCCTTCCATTCTGGCTTCGCTCTCTCTAGCCCTCAGCAAATCTCCTTCTGTTTGCCTACATATTGAGCACCAGGGAAAGACCTTTTCTAAAACTTACAAGCTAGGATTACAAGATTCTGAAGGAAATCTATTTCCTAAAGGAAAACAGTTGCCCTCTGGGGACCAAACCTATCTTTGCCCTTGTTGTCATGGAAGAGGCTCTTTAACAACATTCTCTATACTTCCCTACAAACAAAGGTTTGCACAATACACTCCTCTATCGCTATTCACTAGCCTCTTTCCCAACCAAGATCCCTCGCCTATCTATTCTCTTCTCGAAGACTTGGAAATTCCCTCTACCACTCTGTTCTTGGAGATGGATGATGATGCGTTTCAAAATCTTTGCTTAGGAACTCAGCATCATCCTGGGTTCAACACTCTATGCACCAAGGCTATGCTCTCGCAATCTCCGTCAGATTTGCCATCCGACCTCCTCTCCCAAACCCCTTGTGATCAATGCAAAGGCCTCGGCACGTATGCCCACGAGCTCTATAGTTGTATTCATAACACTTCTTTATCAGACATCTATCAAGCGAACGTCTCGTTTTTAAAACAATTTCTTCTTTCTTTAGAAGATCCCCTCCCTTTTGTTCCTGATATTCTCCATAAACTTGAGCTTCTCGAACGCGTGGGGTTAGGCTACGTTATCCTAGGGCAAGAGCAAAGTTCTTTAAGCGACGGGGAACATTACCGCCTCCTACTAGCCAAAACTTTTTCTTCAGGTCTTACCGACATTATCTATCTTTTAGAAGACCCTTTGGCAGGCGTTCATCCTGAAGACGCTCCTTCCTTGCTATCCGTTATTAAAGAACTTGCTGCTAATCACAATACTGTAGTAGCGACAGATAGAGAGGGCTATCTTGCCCAACATGCGGACTGCGTTCTTTATTTAGGCCCGGAATCCGGACCTAACGGGGGACGCCTATTAGAGACCAGTTCCCTCAAAAATCCTCAACCCCTATCTCTAAGTACGCACACTGCAAAGAAAACCCCGGGGCTCTCAGTATCTTTATCAACCGCAGCCCTCCAAATAGACAAGCTTTCTATTCCTTTACGCAGCCTTTCAACGATTTCTGGAAGATCAGGATCAGGCAAAACTACTTTGCTAGTAGAAGGCATTTATAAAAGCGGCTGCGCAACACTTGAGAAAGACCCCTCTTTATTCTCTGAAATAATTTTCCTAGATTCTCACCCTCAATCCGCATCTTCTCGCTCGGACATCAGCACCTATTTCGATATTGCTCCTTCATTACGAAATTTCTTTTCTTCTTTAACACAAGCCAAAGCTTTAAATATTCCTTCTTCCATGTTCAGTCCAAACACGAAACAGGGACAATGCTCAGATTGTTGGGGCCTTGGGTATCAGTGGATTGATAGAGCTTTCTATGCCATGGAAAAACGCTCTTGTCCAACATGCGGAGGATTTCGTGTGCAACCGCTTGTGCAAGAAGTTGTCTATGAAGGCAAACATTTTGGGCAGTGGCTACAAGTTTCATTAAACGAAATCGCCGAAACCTTTCCTTTCTTAAAAAAAATTCAAAAACCTTTACAAACGCTCATTACCAATGGACTGGGATATTTGTCCTTAGGACAAAATATGTCCTCCCTTTCTCTGAGTGAAAAAATTTTCGTGAAATTAACGAAACACGTATTCCTTCCTCCCAAACATCCCACACTATTCCTATTAGACGAAGTAGCGGCTTCTCTTGATAACCAACAGAAATACACCCTACTATCTCAGTTAAATAACCTGGTCTCCTTAGGCCATACCGTAGTGATCGTAGAAAATCATCCCGCCTTCTCCCAACACTCAGATTTTTTGATACGCATGGAACATGAAACAGGGAAGGCTGGGTGTCGAATCATTTTTTCAGGGACTAATAAATCTTCTGTTCGATGA